The Nicotiana tabacum cultivar K326 chromosome 5, ASM71507v2, whole genome shotgun sequence sequence ACAATATCTCActataacagtcattcactataaaaatcATGATGTTTATATTATGTTAAAATATTTGTCctttataacaacacttcactatagcaGCCAAAAACTATTGAAACAGACtaggttgttatagagaggtttgactgtatataCATATTATTTTTACTACAAACTTCATATATACTTCTAGTAGTAAATATAATGGATCTTGACACAAATAGCCGACTAAATTCACTATTTATTTTCTATAGcggtatacatatattatacacgattatatatatatatatatatatattatataatcctcctagctatttttagtttaaacgaTTGGATGAACAACTATTTAggttaattattgtaaataaaaaTCTAAGATAGAGTTAAATTATTAATCAATGTGGCCAACCTGTAAATTCTCTGCTCCACAGATTTGGTCTACATGCTGAGATGGACAGAGACTTTTGTCACGTGGGGGTTTGCAACTTCTGACCTGTCTTGCACGTGCTAATTATTTTCTCACTTGATTTTTCATTTTACGAAATATGCAGTAAATACACATTAATTACTACCATATCTTTGTAAAGTTTGTGAGACTAATgttcattatatatatacttattttttattCTGTATTTTTATTTAAACACGCACACGCGCGCACACATACACATATAGTAATATCTAATGTCAAATTTTTGTAATATAAAATATTCACCacttcaaaattaaattaaatttcaatttttcaACACTTTACAAACATCGGCTTGTTTTAACCTCCATTTGCTAGTGTCACGAATAATGTCATGACCTACCTGAGCAGATCACGTCCTTTATTATGAGCTCCGAGACATGTTCTCAAAGTAACTCAGATTAGCTACGACACACTTGACGCATTACCCTAAGGACAATATTGTCTTGAATATCCTCGCGGGGACTATAATATAGAATTATTGATGTATTTATGTATGTATGAAATTCGAATTAGATAAAGCGAATTCAGTCAAACCCGTTGAGTCTATTTTATATCTGTCACTGtattttcttgaaaagaattgGACCTCTTTACACCTTCTTGTTGTGCCTACACTATAGAATGTGATATTGTTTCTGTTTTCAACTATGAAAGAAAGTGGGGTGGGTGGGGGCGGGGGGTGGGGGTAGGGTAACCTCTTCATCACATGAACACCTTGTGTTGTCTCCCTTGTATATATGCACATTCACTTATGATTGCACCTCCTCAACTTGTTTGATCTAATGATAGAAAAATCTCAATTTcatcttttccttctttcttttgctttttccaccATTTACTTTTCTTTGGGGTCTCTCTAATAACGGCTGATTAGTGCTTACTCTAAGATTCGTTATTACTGTACAATTTTATTTTGCAACTCTCTCCTCCTATTTAGGTTCTTTTTCTCATAGGTATTATCTTTTTTAAGTTCATTTTGTTGCTGTATCTGTTGTACATATCTGTATAAATGGTCTGCCATACAATTAAATAACATCGCAGTATTTTTCATCTTCTACTTTCTTCTTTTTTACTCTTTACTCCGGGGTACAGTTATCGCGTGCCAAGGGGTTCAATTGAATCTTATTTGTcggaaatatatattatataaatgGGAATAAAACTCTTTTTTGGTTATATATGAACGATTAAATCCTCttgaaataaggaagaaaattCTATTTTAGTGGTATAGAGGGTTCAAGAATTGCTTTAGGTCACCAGTTCATCAAATCCTaagaggtcgtttggtatgaAGAATAAGCAAAAATAATCTTGGAATAAAAATTTAGTACCACCTTATCCCATGTTTGGTTActaattatggaaaaaattattccaggcttaaaaatatattatatcgggataacttatacctgccAGATGGTGGAATATTAATCTCATGATAAGCTATCCCAGGATAAAACAGTAAATCTAACAATCTCAGGATTAATACATTATACCAAacaatcaataaaaaataataccacgataactaatcccaacataattaatttcagcataacttgtcttcaaaccaaacgactctaatattgtaattttttttaaaatttacttATAAGAATTTCGGGTTCCGCCACtgtcttcattgatgatttttttttatttttttatttttttcgcaGCTTTAATGTCTTCTCCTTTCACTTTATGGTATAGCCTCCTCTACAAGTAAAAAATGAAAAGCTTTAAATGACATGTTATCATGTGATCCAAAAAAGACTTTTTACAAAGTGGAGACTAATATATTTATCTCTCCTATCATGAGTTATATTTAGAGTACTATTTTGCGTTTAATGTTATCACTTGTTGTTATAGGTTTGAAAGCACTAAACCATCACTATTAGTTATCCATGAAAATAATATACACAAAATAATGGGCTAATTATTTGCTAAAAAGCCATCAAATCCTTCTTTTCTACTTTTCTGGAAGGGTACATATGAAGCATTTAGATCACCCAGAAATACGGCGGGATAGATTGAATCTCTCGACTTTTAACTAGAAATCTCGAATTCAAACATTGAGAATTAGAAAAACCATAGTGTGAAATCTTTTTGCCTCTAATGAGCCCTATGCGCAACAAATCTGAATTGCCAATGGGCAGTGGACAGAGGCGGAGTCAAAATTTTAAGTTATATTAGGTTTGAAAATCTAGTCTTTTTAAGCTATTCTTAATTTAGAACTAAAATTAATGAATTCAGCAGAACCCGTAATATATATATTAGCTCCGCCACTAACACTAGATATACTAGATGgttataaaaagaaaatgaaattaaAGGTTAGTTAAAATTAAATTCAAGGCTTGGATTGAGGTGTGAAAATAGAAATGATGATGAGCAATATAAAAGgaaattttcacaagaaaagtTGGGGAAAGTAGAAGGGGACCATCTAATGGTCATAATCATGTTCTTTGATTGTTCACAAGATAGTAACTTAATTTCTCCCTATAGATggcaatttccaatttatttgTATAAATACTAAGTTATCTTATTGACACATATACTTCAAAAGGATAATATGGCTAAATTAAGACATTGACAATCCTTAAATGAAAATTGTCACCTGTCATCTTTATTAAATGAAAATTGTTGATATTAGAAGATATGTGACAGTGGATTGATAGTGAAGCAAGttgtgtaaaaacaaatgcatgattAACAAAGATATTGTATTAATCAATTCCTAGAGAACTCTATAACTAATAATCATGATGAGAATATAATGTGTAATTGTAGGAGAATGAATATAGGACCAGTTTTCTAACTAGAGCAGGAATAACTCAAGCATATGTTCATAGTAAGTGTTGTCTTACATATGTTTTGGAGAATTTTTCAAAGGCCCCGACCCTTGAAGGGTAGCCTCGAAGCAATGATAAAGTTGTCTTCGTGTAACCTATAGGTTATAGGTTCGAGCCACGGAAGCAGCCACTAATACTTACATTAGGGTAGGTTGTCTATATCACACCCCTTGAGGTGCGGCGTACGCAGGAATTTTCGTAAGCGGTGTCAATATCTGAAATAATGAACAAATGAATAAAGTACTGTAATGGCAAGcgatatctttttttttaatatttatacctaatattttaattttatttattatttatacatacatatTACAAATAAAATTCGATGAAGCGATGTCACGTGACACTGCTTCAAGGGATAAATGCAGAAATAGTACTTCAGTCCATTACTCAGGATTTAgaagggaaaaaaagagaaaggagaaaataCAATTTAGGTAGTGGTGAATGTGCAATATATATCAGATAGAGCCCACTCATCAGCAGCCCAATTGATAAATCTGGGCCATCTAAAGTCAtattttcatgggagaaattcaaaaatagccagatttataactgatcgttcaaaaatagctcagttttaaaagtaatcgaaatttagccacttttcatgtaaagataaaatctgagcgaaaacactgttcaaaacccgaaaaatacgccagtatattattattatgttggagttccaacataagtatatttgaactccagcatattatactggagttccaagataagtatgctggaactccagcataatatgatggagttccaacataagtatactagaactccaacataatatactggagttccagcaagtataccggtccagcataatatactggagtttggagcaccggtgctccagtctccagtatgttatactggagccaacaaagtataccggtccagcataatatgctggagttcatacacatgtgcaccgaactccaatatattatgctggatcggtcactgttgcagcaaaatagtggctattcttcattgacttggtaaacgctgcctatttttgaatgaccagtccgaaaactgactataccgtgctatttttactactTTCATGGGTCAATCACTATATAAGCCCAATTCGTTTTACACTAAAGCCCAAATGTTCAAACTTGATCTTCAAGTTATTGACGATGTGCATATGAAAGGATTATCATCGTCGACAATGATCAAATTTTTCAAATGGCATCTCTtgttactccctccgtctcataaTACGTGATGTagttactaaaaatagttgtctcaaattatttatcattttagaagttcaagataaaattgattatatttttcctttttcaccTTAATAATCAATTGCATTCAAATCTAGTAAAAATATAGATAATGTCATTGATAGAGATGATACATAAATTGAGAAAACATTTAATAagggtaaaatagtcaaaaattaTTCTTTCTTAAGAGCCGTGCACAAGAGAATCACGACACATActatgagacggagggagtatattAATGGATTTTATTTCACATTTGTTAAAGACGCTGATAGGATATCTAAAAACAACTTCGAAATGTCTATTTTAATGATGATTTTTCTTTTGGTGCATATTATTACTTGATCGAACTCACAAAAGTATATTAATACTCATGGAAAATACACTTAGCCCCTTATTATATTTTTGTAATAATGTTCAAAAAATAATCCAATTTGAGGAGGGGGAATTTAATAATGAAGATTGACCAACAACTAGATTTTGTCCTAAACGATATTTTGGATGCTCTTAAATCAATGAAGATATTTGACCACACAGCTTATTATAGGAGAAAATAATAAAGATTCTTAGAATATACTTCTAATTCATAGGAGCAATTAATAACATTTATTTGATTAATAAGCTTTGGACCAAATCTCAACCAAAACCAAATACTGAATCAGTTAGCATGTTGTTATCATGCCTATAAtccttttgttaaattaataatctCCTATAATTAGTTAAAACACATTATTAATGTAAAAGTTCTTAACACAATCAGTGTATTTGGTCCAATCCCTTTTTAGAAAAACGAAAACCATTATGgttgtgtttggtataacggaaaatgttttcttggaaaataagtagtattcttatttattttccggtgtttggtatgcaaattaaggaaaatgacttctcaagattattcataaataatttagatataataaacatgaagccataaactttcaaaccaacaaccttccgaacccacaaattttataaactttcgaaccgctaaactttcaaaatcgcagaatttcgaacccgtaaacttccaaacacataaacctccgaactcatagttttggaacttgtaaaattttgaacattTAAACCGatagataaaaaaattaaaactgaaaaatatatttaaaaaatatttttttcggggGGTTGGGTGGGTGGGGACAATAAAACGAGaaacaaaaacagaaatttacaaaaaaaaagtataaaaaatgttttttttttgtgcgggtgggtggtgcagaaaaataaaaaaataaaattttaaattgcaaaaaaaaatattaaggtaaaaaaaataaaaagttttgcgGGAGggcgtgggggtggggtggggtggaggGGTAGTAGGGTGGGTGGTAACGGAAAAACTGGAATTTGAAAAAAAGCCTTTTTTGGagagagggggtggggtgggttggtgagggtggggaaggttgagaaggagttttggaaaatattttcactactcttgataaggaaaacattttcctccaattggaggaaaatgagttcataaggaaaatgttttgcaaaacatttaagccaaccaaactaGGGGTGgacatcggtcggttcggttctgttatgaatattatcggtttagcatatcgattatcggtttacaaatttgataaaccgataaccgaaccgataacaTATCGAgtatcggttaatcggttatctatattatcggttcggttatcagtttacccgataagataactcaatatagagttaagcaaaaaagagaagacaattcattggagttaagcaaaaaagagaagacaattcgctggagttaagcaaaaaagagaagaattcacaAATAGTATACTAAAGACTTACGCTAGAGGTAACTAGTAAGGTCTATGAAGAACGAAGATGAAGCAACTGAAGAGTGCGGTTGAGAAAGAATAGGAGAGatatatacttaagggtaaagttataattttattaattcttattgggttatcggttaactCATTAACAAAATTGGCAAACCGAGccccgaaccgataacccaatagtaaaAAAATTCTAAACCGTTATCGAACCATTAATCCAATAACCCGATACCGATAACCTAATAAACAATTAACGgttcgggttatcggttttaACCAATACATGCCCAGCCCTAAACCAAACatagaaaaattgaaaaacatttcggaaaatgttttccttcataccaaacacaccctatatCTGATCTCGacgattttttttttatagtagTTATAGGAAAATAATCCGTCaatgttaaaaataaaaatggggtTTGACCAAATAAGCAATAAACTTATCGAAACTCGGAGGAACCAAAGAAAGTAATTAAATATGACATGATGCAATCAAAATCATATATTAATAATAATCAACAAGGCTTATTAAACTAGAAATAACCTATAAACCTCACCAAAAGTAATAATTTGCCCTGATAAGCAATAACATAATCGGAGATTATAAGTTAGTCAACTTCAATAATTATAATTAAATGATGCTATGAAATTTTCACATTAAATCAAATCTGATATATGATTATATTCACCACTGGCAtttttcaaactttatatttttggGTGTGGTCATAGGTGACCATTCAAATACTAAAAATTCTTTAATTAACTGGCATGCTTATGTCAAAatagtttttccttttattttcttaataaatcgatCATTAATTAGTTCGTAATTGTAAAGTACTCCCTCCGTCTTATATTATAAGCcgtggttactaaaaatagtatctcaaattatttgtcattttagaagttcaagactaaattaattatttttttttctttttttaccatcagtaataattatttttgaagatggagataaaacataaatagaataaatattcaattaaGAAAGATTTTAtattaagacataaataagggtaaaatagtcTAATCAATTTCCTAACTAATGTTTCTTAAGGGGCGTATAAAAAAGAAACACGACAGATAATTTGAGACAgaaataataataagatggatGACCATTTGATAAATTATTAACTCTTTGACTTTTCAAGAGAGTcctttcataatttttttttaaaagtaaattttttcAACTTTTAATAAAAAATCTTTGACGTTATCGAAAACTTATGGATAAAACGAAGCTTTTGGATAACAACTATCCACTATATTCATGTTTATCGAAATACATGAATTTTTATTCAGAAAAAGATTATAAGTTATTTATACATGATAGAATTTTTATACCATCAGGTCAcatttatataattatatataatttacaATACTGTAGCTAAggtttctgaaaccctaactcctACAAGGCCTTTCTCCCCCGTTTTTGCACCATTAACTTGAGGCTATCGTACGAACCCATACAGTATGACAGACGCACCAACGGGTGAGGAAAATCATAACTGTTGTATTCATCTGGCGGATCCAAGCGACATTGATTGTCACTGTTGTGTTTTATTTAGCAGTAATATGATAGAAAATAAAGATGATTATACTCGTGATGCGCGCACATAcctatatatatcaataatatttgGGCTCGTAACTACTATTTCTGTTGCAGTAGTAGCAAGAAAATTAGCTTATGAGATTCTTGCTAATGGTAATCGCTGCAATTCATCCTGTGGTTATATGGCTattcctattttctttttaattttgacctttttattttgttttttacaTGTGCCTAAGAAGAGTAATTTCTTGATGGAAGGAGAAGCTTATTGAAATACTTGAACAGAAATTAGCGATCAAtaaattctgtagctaaacagaaaaattaTCGCTAATTTTACTTAGCGAGGAAGTTCGTAGCTAAtttcatattatttttttgtaGTGATATTAGAAGCTAGCCAACTTTGTTTCCTTTATTAGTATTAATAattctactgttttcatttcTATGTTGTTCATTATAATATCAAGTGTTTCTCTATGTTGTTTAATTATAATAACAAGTGTTTAGTGATTTCGAGGGGGGAAAAAGAGTTTAactaatataacatatatatcaCTCTCTCCgattcacaataagtgaccaatttgcctTGGGCACACCCGTCAAGGAAATACTAATCTTAGACAAAAATAGTTGGTGTGATTAAAATACCTTTAATTAAATGTTGCAACATAATTTAAtgtgaaaagtaaaaaaaattaagggatacgtacataagggtaattttggaaaaataaattaatttttttcttgattatataaatggacacttattttggaccaaaataaaaaaataaattagtcacttattgtggacccaAGGGAGTAgctatattctattgttttgTTCAGAAAAATATTCTCTCTCTAATGGAACAATTACTAGaagaaataatgataatcaacaaggCTCATTTAATTAAACAACTTGTCAATCTCACTAAAAGTAGTAGTTTGTCCTGATTAGCAATAACATAATCACAAATTGTAGATTTAGTCAACATCTATGTAATTATTAgatgatattatgaaagttacacataaaaatcaaatatgttaaaattaaaaaattgacaaTTCACCACTGCCATTTTTCAacctttttaatttaattaaaataaatcgaTTCGTTATCAGTAAtaattcattatttttcaaaaGCGTTATTTTGCAAGAAAAAAACCTTTTCCTTATATTACATTTTCTCATCCTCCTGTCAGTTTATATGCACTTTGATTATTCCATCAGATACGTGTTACGTATCTCCCATCAACTACACAAAATCAAAGTGTCCAAACTAAAAACTTGGGCACTTTAAAAACTCTTACATAATCAAGAAGGGACAAGTGTATTTTATCTCgccaaaaaaaattaatttaaaaaagaaagaaagaaaaaaacataaaattatattATAAGAAAATCTCCAAATATTGAATAAGAATTTTGTGAAATAATCTAACTAATACCCTCTAGCCGGCCAAGACAGCCGGCCATCCTATTCTTTGCTTTTACTACATATCAATAAATATATCATAAATATATTAAACATATCTCTTACTACATATCTCCATATCTATAAATatattcatgcatttttatacctcttcaaattaaaccaacaaTTACAACcttctttctcatttttcacACAAAACCCTAAATTCACTCCCCTCCACAACACTCCTATTATTCAAAAAGTACTTCGTAGCTTTGTTGGTAGGACGTAGcaggtatatattttattaaatagCCGAGGTACGCACGAGCTGACCTCAATATCACGGTTATTAAAAAATTGAGGCAAGCTAGGGCATATTCATTCCTCTCACACAACACTCCTATTATTCCAAAAGTACTTCGTACCTAGGACGTTGTGTTCTGTGGATTAGCCGAGGCACACACGAGCTGACCTGAATATCAAAGTTattaagaaaattgagacaagcTGGGGCATATCACTCTCCTCCCACAACACTCCTATTATCCCAAACGATATTTGTGTTGGTGAGAATAACAGGTACCTGTAAAATTAGTTGAAATACGCGTAAGCCGACTCGAATATCACAGTTATCAAAATGAGGCAAGCTGGGGCATATTCAGGAATTCTTTCAGGAAGGATATCAAAGACAGGTCCACACTCATTACCATTAGCAAGAATCAAGAAAATAATGAAGAAATCAAGTGATGATGTGAAGATGATATCTGGTGAAGCTCCCATTATTTTTTCTAAGGCATGTGAATTATTCATTGAAGAACTTACAAAAAGGGCATGGATTATGACCATGCAAGGAAAAAGAAGAACTCTAAATAAAGAAGATGTTGCATCTGCTGTTATAGCAACTGATatctttgattttcttgttaatttGGTTACTGAGTCTAATGTTGCTGATAATAAGTGTGAGGTCAATGAGGATTCTCAAGTTATTGTGGAGATATAGGTGAAGGCAGAGGCGAAGCCGGGATTTAAAGCTATGTGTTCGGAATTTTAATCCTTTTTTAAGTTAATGAAcgttttaaaataataatttgtatACATTAAGTGAATTTCTTAAGTTACTGGATTCGATCGAACCCGTAACGTGTATTCTAGCTCCATCCCCGGGTGAAGGACACACACTAAAGGTTTTCAAGATGATAATAGCATTTTCGTTTTAATCCTAAACAAGTTGAGATCAGTTATATGTATTCTTTTAAAGATATGCTACATATATTAAAGTTAAATAATTTGAATTGTCTGTGTTTCTTGATGATATTTGCTTTCTCGGACTCATTATATATATGTCTAATTCTATtttgctcggactctccgaaaatatCGATAGTTATATGTGAAATCCTCGAAAAGTAGTGCATTCTTGGAATATCAAATATGAGTGCGACAACTATTTTAAAGCGTTTGCACAACATAGTCCAattaaccaaaagaaaaaaagtggaCCATTATGCTAGTCTTCAAAAgtata is a genomic window containing:
- the LOC107823802 gene encoding nuclear transcription factor Y subunit C-2-like translates to MRQAGAYSGILSGRISKTGPHSLPLARIKKIMKKSSDDVKMISGEAPIIFSKACELFIEELTKRAWIMTMQGKRRTLNKEDVASAVIATDIFDFLVNLVTESNVADNKCEVNEDSQVIVEI